A single genomic interval of Gouania willdenowi chromosome 10, fGouWil2.1, whole genome shotgun sequence harbors:
- the LOC114471542 gene encoding uncharacterized protein LOC114471542 encodes MLAEGFLRQLCFREERKFVSTSSSENRQTTNCRIDLDATDLRRNSFGLGVKQKDLKSPEVHGPWVVPQHPAALSVPGCPPTLAHNLVSVHCSLLDQYPDLQVADSAHMPNHLLKSSELEFNTYSCFSEGQQEPQADSALSFPDQGYLAMGASANSSLELGRGLEPMSNSVLNGLLEKQLEEVYMQHLTDNLARCHSCLENSLLRGLVPPLQPRSRRPEADSLEASLERGMEDRGHKKSYPSTQNFFPCSSNFSSPMLRISEAVDTHQQ; translated from the exons ATGTTGGCTGAAGGTTTTCTCAGACAGCTTTGCTTTAGAGAAGAAAGAAAGTTTGTCTCAACAAGCTCATCTGAAAACAGGCAGACAACAAATTGTCGTATTGATTTGGATGCTACAGATCTGCGGCGTAACTCATTTGGATTAG GGGTTAAGCAAAAAGACCTTAAATCCCCTGAAGTCCATGGACCGTGGGTGGTTCCTCAGCATCCTGCAGCTCTTTCTGTTCCTGGATGTCCTCCCACCCTTGCCCACAACCTTGTTAGTGTTCACTGCAGCCTCTTGGATCAGTACCCTGACCTGCAGGTTGCTGATTCCGCCCACATGCCCAACCACCTTTTGAAAAGCAGTGAGCTTGAGTTCAATACTTACTCGTGCTTTTCTGAAGGCCAACAGGAGCCACAAGCTGATTCAGCTTTATCATTCCCAGATCAGGGTTATCTGGCAATGGGGGCCAGTGCGAACAGCAGCCTTGAACTGGGACGAGGGTTGGAGCCCATGTCTAACTCAGTGCTGAATGGGTTGTTGGAGaaacagctggaggaggtgtacATGCAGCACCTGACAGACAACCTAGCACGATGCCACTCCTGTCTAGAGAACAGCCTCCTGAGGGGCCTGGTGCCTCCACTGCAGCCCAGGAGCCGCCGACCAGAGGCCGACTCTTTAGAGGCCAGTCTGGAGCGAGGCATGGAGGACAGGGGCCATAAGAAGAGTTACCCGAGCACGCAAAACTTTTTTCCTTGTTCATCTAATTTCAGCTCTCCTATGTTGAGAATTTCTGAGGCTGTTGACACCCATCAGCAGTGA